From one Streptomyces sp. NBC_01478 genomic stretch:
- a CDS encoding phosphotransferase, giving the protein MRSSDFGEADRVEESVLGGGAINKVVRVGETVRRTPAERSRYVTGLLALFERRGWEGAPRFLGTDERGREVFRYIEGRAAVDTGERSAVRTDDSLVRVAQLVRAFHDLTHGTPEAGDQDVVCHNDLAPKNTVYDRAWHPLAFVDWDLSAPGERVHDLAHVCWQYLDLGPGVTDVRATARRIALLCEAYGLDDTDRLLDTVLWWQDRCARGIDAGAERGERGMADLRASGVVDDIRDAHGWVAAHRRELSAFLG; this is encoded by the coding sequence GTGAGGTCGAGTGATTTCGGGGAGGCGGACCGCGTGGAGGAATCGGTGCTGGGCGGAGGGGCGATCAACAAGGTCGTAAGGGTCGGCGAGACCGTACGCCGTACACCCGCCGAACGGTCGCGGTACGTCACCGGACTGCTCGCGCTGTTCGAGCGGCGGGGGTGGGAAGGAGCACCGCGCTTCCTCGGCACGGACGAGCGGGGGCGCGAGGTGTTCCGGTACATCGAGGGCCGGGCGGCCGTCGATACCGGCGAACGCTCCGCCGTGCGCACCGACGACAGCCTCGTCCGCGTCGCACAACTCGTCCGCGCCTTCCACGACTTGACCCACGGCACACCGGAGGCCGGTGACCAGGACGTCGTCTGCCACAACGACCTGGCCCCCAAGAACACCGTCTACGACCGTGCGTGGCACCCGCTGGCCTTCGTCGACTGGGACCTCTCCGCTCCCGGCGAGCGCGTCCACGACCTCGCCCATGTCTGCTGGCAGTACCTGGACCTCGGCCCGGGCGTCACCGACGTGCGGGCGACCGCCCGCCGGATCGCGCTGCTCTGCGAGGCGTACGGCCTCGACGACACCGACCGGCTCCTGGACACGGTCCTGTGGTGGCAGGACCGGTGCGCGCGAGGCATCGACGCCGGCGCCGAGCGCGGCGAACGGGGCATGGCGGACCTGCGGGCGAGCGGTGTCGTGGACGACATCCGGGACGCGCACGGCTGGGTGGCCGCGCACCGCCGTGAGCTGAGCGCGTTCCTGGGCTGA
- a CDS encoding APC family permease produces the protein MSGSPPPGSPPPDGGFVRRVGLFQATAINMSQMCGIGPFVTIPLMVAAFGGPQAVIGFVAGAVLALADGLVWAEMGAAMPGSGGSYVYLRQAFQYRTGRLMPFLFVWTAMLFIPLIMSTGVVGFVQYLGYLAPDLGKTSGDLIGLGVIALVILLLWRGIENIARITAVMWTVMIASVFLVILAAATHFSGDLAFTYPAHAFDLGSDHFWLGFAGGLTIGIYDYLGYNTTAYMGAEIKDPGRTLPRSILFSIVGIMVIYLMLQIGTLGVIDWHRMTNVNDIASTSVASAVLEKTWGKGAADTVTVLILITAFASVFTGLLGGSRVPYDAARERVFFRPYAKLHPKHRFPMLGLATMGVITAIGFLIGRHTDLATLIQLLTTVMVIVQALAQIIALTVLRRRQPTLRRPYRMWLYPVPSIVAFVGWCVIYGYADKNSPGRHPIEWSLAWLALGCVAFVIWARMEKVWPFGPKEITEEYLTETAPDPEPAGA, from the coding sequence ATGTCCGGTAGTCCGCCTCCCGGTAGCCCGCCCCCCGACGGCGGGTTCGTCCGCCGCGTCGGCCTCTTCCAGGCCACCGCCATCAACATGAGCCAGATGTGCGGGATCGGTCCGTTCGTGACGATCCCGCTGATGGTCGCCGCGTTCGGCGGCCCGCAGGCGGTGATCGGCTTCGTCGCGGGCGCGGTCCTCGCGCTCGCCGACGGGCTCGTGTGGGCCGAGATGGGCGCCGCGATGCCCGGCTCCGGCGGCAGCTACGTCTATCTGCGCCAGGCCTTCCAGTACCGCACCGGCCGGCTGATGCCGTTCCTGTTCGTGTGGACGGCGATGCTCTTCATCCCGCTGATCATGTCCACCGGCGTGGTCGGCTTCGTGCAGTATCTCGGCTATCTGGCACCGGACTTGGGCAAGACGTCGGGCGACCTCATCGGCCTCGGCGTGATCGCCCTGGTGATCCTCCTGCTGTGGCGCGGCATCGAGAACATCGCCCGCATCACCGCCGTCATGTGGACCGTGATGATCGCCTCGGTGTTCCTGGTGATCCTGGCCGCCGCGACCCACTTCAGCGGCGACCTCGCCTTCACCTACCCGGCACACGCCTTCGACCTGGGCAGCGACCACTTCTGGCTCGGCTTCGCCGGCGGCCTGACCATCGGCATCTACGACTACCTCGGCTACAACACCACCGCCTACATGGGCGCCGAGATCAAGGACCCCGGCCGCACCCTGCCGCGCTCCATCCTCTTCTCCATCGTCGGCATCATGGTGATCTACCTCATGCTCCAGATCGGCACCCTCGGCGTCATCGACTGGCACCGGATGACGAACGTGAACGACATCGCCTCCACGTCGGTGGCCTCGGCCGTCCTGGAGAAGACCTGGGGCAAGGGCGCCGCCGACACGGTCACCGTCCTGATCCTGATCACGGCCTTCGCCTCGGTCTTCACCGGCCTCCTCGGCGGCTCCCGGGTCCCCTACGACGCGGCCCGCGAACGCGTCTTCTTCCGCCCCTACGCCAAGCTCCACCCCAAGCACCGCTTCCCGATGCTGGGCCTGGCCACCATGGGCGTGATCACGGCGATCGGCTTCCTCATCGGCCGTCACACCGACCTCGCGACCCTGATCCAACTCCTCACCACGGTCATGGTCATCGTCCAGGCACTGGCCCAGATCATCGCCCTGACGGTCCTGCGCAGGCGCCAGCCGACCCTGCGCCGCCCGTACCGGATGTGGCTCTACCCCGTGCCGAGCATCGTCGCCTTCGTCGGCTGGTGCGTGATCTACGGCTACGCGGACAAGAACTCCCCGGGCCGCCACCCCATCGAGTGGTCCCTGGCCTGGCTGGCCCTGGGCTGCGTCGCGTTCGTGATCTGGGCCCGCATGGAGAAGGTGTGGCCGTTCGGCCCGAAGGAGATCACCGAGGAGTACCTCACGGAGACCGCCCCGGACCCCGAACCCGCCGGTGCCTAG
- a CDS encoding ROK family transcriptional regulator, translating into MPASDAVERPDQPWSRQRLRSTNARLLLDRLRTAGAASRAQLARETGLSKPTVSSALAALEEAGLVHEVGTQAPERGRTAVLYAPDPSAGYALGIDVGRSWLRVAVANLDGEVVARADVRNRARSSGAMAELVVATAHQVVANSEVEPAAVVHAVVGTPGVYDEQRRRVRYAMHLPGWGRAGLFDRMREELGVPLEVHNDANLAALGEYTYGVGAGSKLFAYIMIGTGLGMGVVSEGRLFTGAHGGAGEIGFLPWPGRQKPETLEDAVSGVAVVEAARMFGMSGQQLTAKAVFDAARQGNAAAVKAVELEGERIAHTVAAAAAVLDPDLVVLGGGVGHSVDLLLRPVRENLRALTPLRPKIVPSALGEDAVLLGAVATALGTARDLVFERHSAS; encoded by the coding sequence ATGCCCGCCAGTGACGCCGTGGAGCGACCGGACCAGCCCTGGAGCCGGCAGCGGCTGCGCAGTACCAACGCGCGGCTGCTGCTCGACAGGCTGCGCACCGCCGGTGCCGCCTCGCGGGCCCAACTCGCCCGCGAGACAGGCCTGTCGAAGCCGACGGTCTCCAGCGCGCTCGCCGCACTGGAGGAGGCGGGACTGGTCCACGAGGTCGGCACGCAGGCTCCCGAGCGCGGCCGGACCGCCGTGCTGTACGCCCCCGATCCGTCCGCCGGGTACGCGCTCGGGATCGACGTGGGCCGCAGTTGGCTGCGGGTCGCGGTGGCCAATCTGGACGGCGAGGTGGTGGCCCGGGCGGACGTCCGCAACCGGGCCCGCAGCTCGGGCGCCATGGCCGAGCTGGTGGTCGCCACCGCGCACCAGGTGGTCGCGAACTCCGAGGTCGAACCGGCGGCGGTGGTGCACGCCGTGGTGGGCACGCCGGGTGTCTACGACGAGCAGCGGCGCCGGGTGCGGTACGCGATGCATCTGCCGGGCTGGGGCCGGGCCGGGCTGTTCGACCGGATGCGGGAGGAGCTGGGCGTCCCGCTGGAGGTGCACAACGACGCGAATCTCGCGGCGCTGGGCGAGTACACGTACGGCGTCGGCGCGGGCAGCAAGCTGTTCGCGTACATCATGATCGGCACCGGTCTGGGCATGGGCGTGGTCAGCGAGGGGCGGCTGTTCACGGGGGCGCACGGCGGCGCCGGGGAGATCGGGTTCCTGCCGTGGCCGGGGCGGCAGAAGCCGGAGACGCTGGAGGACGCGGTCTCCGGGGTGGCCGTCGTGGAGGCGGCCCGGATGTTCGGCATGAGCGGGCAGCAGCTCACCGCGAAGGCCGTGTTCGACGCGGCCCGGCAGGGAAACGCCGCAGCAGTCAAGGCGGTTGAGCTGGAGGGCGAGCGGATCGCGCACACGGTGGCGGCGGCGGCCGCGGTGCTCGATCCGGACCTGGTCGTCCTGGGCGGCGGGGTCGGGCACAGCGTGGATCTGCTGCTCCGCCCGGTGCGGGAGAACCTGCGCGCGCTCACTCCGCTCCGGCCGAAGATCGTGCCCAGCGCGCTGGGCGAGGACGCGGTGCTGCTGGGTGCGGTGGCCACCGCGCTGGGCACCGCGCGGGACCTGGTGTTCGAGCGCCACTCGGCGTCCTGA
- a CDS encoding glycoside hydrolase family 2 protein — MFHRPAVPPLLRGRLATAAVALGLLGTLTTGAWAGAREPSPQQHAQAPVTAVRSTAGTATPLSGYAIQSSAKVTDSPAAVSSPGYRATGWYPAGARSTVLAALIADGVYPDPFYSTNQRKIPKADFQVPWWYRSDFTVADPGERTYLDFSGVISAADVYVNGKQVAKAANVVGAYTQHEVDVTSLVRSGTNTVAFRVRPNDPNKNLTMGWIDWLQPPPDENMGIVRDVLVRRGGPVALRDAHVVTSLAVPSLATADLTVKARVRNDSNTPVAARVSGSIGTKSFATSVSLAAHRTKTVTFTVHLDSPKVWWPAGMGGQPLYDLDLTASVAGTPSDIAHETFGIRDVRAPLNSDGDRQYRINGRKVLIKGGGWSPDEFLRWDRTYVEDRLKYALDLGLNTIRLEGHIEPDEFFDLADRYGILTLPGWECCDKWEGQVNGDETGDKWTAADYPVAKASMAAEAARLRDHPSVISFLIGSDFAPDARIEKTYLDALKAADWKTPVVAAASDNSSPISGSSGMKMTGPYDWIPPNYWYAKREGGATGFNSETSAGPDIPTLDTLRRMMTPAELATLWKDPSAKQYHRSPSPVFNTLKLYDNALTGRYGPPTSLTDYVRKAQLAQYENVRAQFEAYERNATDASKPATGVVYWMFNSGWTSLHWQLMDRYLDQGGAYFGAKKANEPLHIQYSYDNRSVVVVNNRNSSAHQLTARATLFNTDGTQKYDKKVTGVRVSGGGAHSTALTLPASVPGLSTTYLVRLTLTDASGKEVSRNVYWLSAEPDTLDWAHTDWYYTPTTSYADLKGLNAMAQVPVSATASTSAGADGTSTTTVTVRNSGKGRTPSLLTDVHLVDAAGRPVLPVRWSDNELSLWPGESKTLTVTYRTADLHGSAPRVRVSGWNTPERTVPAA; from the coding sequence GTGTTCCACCGCCCCGCCGTTCCCCCACTTCTCAGAGGCCGTCTCGCCACGGCCGCGGTCGCCCTCGGCCTGCTCGGCACCCTCACCACCGGCGCCTGGGCGGGGGCCCGGGAGCCGTCCCCGCAGCAGCACGCACAGGCCCCCGTGACCGCCGTACGCTCGACGGCCGGGACCGCCACCCCGCTGTCCGGCTACGCGATCCAGTCGTCCGCCAAGGTCACCGACTCGCCCGCGGCCGTCTCCTCCCCCGGCTATCGGGCGACCGGCTGGTACCCGGCCGGCGCGCGCTCGACCGTCCTCGCGGCCCTGATCGCCGACGGCGTCTACCCGGACCCCTTCTACTCGACCAACCAGCGGAAGATCCCGAAGGCCGACTTCCAGGTGCCGTGGTGGTACCGCAGCGACTTCACGGTCGCCGATCCCGGCGAGCGCACCTACCTCGACTTCAGCGGGGTGATCTCGGCAGCCGACGTCTATGTCAACGGCAAACAGGTCGCCAAGGCCGCCAATGTGGTCGGCGCCTATACCCAGCACGAGGTGGACGTCACCTCGCTCGTCCGCTCCGGCACGAACACGGTCGCCTTCCGCGTCCGGCCGAACGACCCGAACAAGAACCTCACCATGGGCTGGATCGACTGGCTCCAGCCGCCGCCCGACGAGAACATGGGCATCGTCCGTGACGTCCTCGTCCGGCGCGGCGGCCCGGTCGCGCTGCGCGACGCACATGTGGTGACCAGCCTGGCCGTGCCGTCACTCGCCACCGCCGACCTGACGGTGAAGGCGCGGGTCCGCAACGACTCGAACACCCCCGTCGCCGCGCGGGTCAGCGGCAGCATCGGCACCAAGTCCTTCGCCACCAGCGTCTCCCTCGCCGCGCACCGGACGAAGACCGTCACCTTCACCGTCCACCTGGACTCCCCGAAGGTCTGGTGGCCGGCCGGCATGGGCGGCCAGCCGCTCTACGACCTGGACCTCACCGCCTCCGTCGCGGGCACCCCCTCCGACATCGCGCACGAGACCTTCGGCATCCGCGATGTGCGGGCTCCGCTGAACTCGGACGGCGACCGCCAGTACCGGATCAACGGCCGCAAGGTGCTGATCAAGGGCGGCGGTTGGTCACCGGACGAGTTCCTGCGCTGGGACAGGACGTACGTCGAGGACCGCCTGAAGTACGCCCTCGACCTGGGCCTGAACACCATCCGCCTGGAAGGACACATCGAGCCGGACGAGTTCTTCGACCTGGCCGACCGCTACGGCATCCTGACCCTCCCCGGCTGGGAGTGCTGCGACAAGTGGGAGGGCCAGGTCAACGGGGACGAGACCGGCGACAAGTGGACCGCCGCCGACTACCCCGTCGCCAAGGCGTCGATGGCCGCCGAGGCCGCCCGGCTGCGCGACCACCCGAGCGTGATCTCCTTCCTCATCGGCAGCGACTTCGCCCCCGACGCGAGGATCGAGAAGACGTACCTGGACGCCTTGAAGGCCGCCGACTGGAAAACCCCGGTGGTCGCCGCCGCGTCTGACAACTCGTCGCCGATCAGCGGCAGTTCGGGCATGAAGATGACCGGCCCCTACGACTGGATCCCGCCGAACTACTGGTACGCCAAACGCGAGGGCGGCGCCACCGGCTTCAACTCCGAGACCAGCGCGGGCCCCGACATCCCCACCCTCGACACCCTGCGCCGGATGATGACCCCGGCCGAACTGGCCACGCTCTGGAAGGACCCGAGCGCCAAGCAGTACCACCGCTCCCCGTCACCGGTCTTCAACACCCTCAAGCTGTACGACAACGCCCTCACCGGCCGCTACGGCCCGCCGACGAGCCTCACCGACTACGTCCGCAAGGCGCAGTTGGCGCAGTACGAGAATGTGCGGGCCCAGTTCGAGGCGTACGAGCGCAACGCAACCGACGCCTCGAAGCCGGCCACCGGGGTCGTCTACTGGATGTTCAACAGCGGCTGGACCTCGCTGCACTGGCAGTTGATGGACCGTTACCTCGACCAGGGCGGCGCCTACTTCGGCGCGAAGAAGGCGAACGAGCCGCTGCACATCCAGTACTCCTACGACAACCGCTCGGTCGTCGTGGTGAACAACCGGAACTCCTCGGCACACCAACTCACCGCGCGGGCAACGCTGTTCAACACCGACGGCACCCAGAAGTACGACAAGAAGGTGACCGGGGTGAGGGTCTCCGGCGGCGGCGCTCACAGCACCGCGCTCACCCTGCCCGCGTCGGTTCCCGGGCTGTCGACCACGTACCTGGTGCGGCTGACCCTGACCGACGCGTCCGGCAAGGAGGTGAGCCGGAACGTGTACTGGCTCTCCGCCGAACCCGACACGCTCGACTGGGCGCACACCGACTGGTACTACACGCCGACGACGAGCTACGCGGACCTCAAGGGGCTCAACGCGATGGCGCAGGTGCCGGTTTCGGCGACGGCGTCGACCTCGGCGGGCGCGGACGGCACCTCGACCACGACCGTCACGGTGCGCAACTCCGGCAAGGGGAGGACGCCTTCACTCCTCACCGACGTCCATCTCGTGGACGCGGCGGGCAGGCCGGTGCTGCCGGTGCGGTGGTCCGACAACGAACTGAGCCTGTGGCCCGGGGAGTCGAAGACGCTGACGGTGACCTACCGGACGGCGGATCTGCACGGGTCGGCGCCACGGGTGCGGGTCTCCGGCTGGAACACGCCGGAGCGGACGGTCCCGGCGGCGTGA
- a CDS encoding hydrolase has translation MLGSRRSRRRLTTALAGLGLLVTGAALQVTSTATPAHAATTHRVLFDDGHAEEAGNADWIISTSKPDPLSQDSSPSSETDWTGALSSWGVALQKTGDYSLKTATSALTYGGSSTTDLSNFDTLVLPEPNTLFTTAEKTAIMTFVQNGGGLFMISDHTGADRNSDGEDAVEILNDLMTNNSVDSTDPFGFSIDTLDVSSGYPAAISDSSNAVLNGAFGTVTKSLIADGTTATLKPADNANVKGLVYRSGYSGNTGAFFATSTFGSGRVAFWGDSSPIDDGTGQSGNTLYDGWNDTGATNAALALNATAWLAGDGSTGGGGGGDGTCTAAQLLGNPGFESGNTTWTASSGVITTSSSEAARTGSYKAWLDGYGTATTDTLSQSVSIPSGCSATLSFYLHIDTAETTTSTAYDKLTVTAGSTTLATYSNLNAASGYVLKSFDVSSLAGTTATIKFSGVEGSTLQTSFVVDDTALNVS, from the coding sequence ATGCTTGGATCCAGAAGATCCCGCCGCAGACTCACCACCGCCCTCGCCGGCCTGGGGCTTCTCGTCACAGGGGCCGCCCTTCAGGTCACCAGCACGGCCACGCCCGCGCACGCGGCCACCACGCACCGCGTCCTGTTCGACGACGGCCACGCCGAAGAGGCGGGCAACGCGGACTGGATCATCTCCACCAGCAAGCCCGACCCGCTGTCCCAGGACTCCTCCCCGTCGTCCGAGACCGACTGGACCGGGGCGCTCTCGTCGTGGGGCGTCGCCCTGCAGAAGACCGGCGACTACAGCCTCAAGACCGCGACCAGCGCGCTGACGTACGGCGGTTCGTCGACGACCGACCTGTCGAACTTCGACACGCTGGTCCTGCCCGAGCCCAACACGCTGTTCACGACCGCCGAGAAGACCGCGATCATGACGTTCGTCCAGAACGGCGGCGGCCTCTTCATGATCTCCGACCACACCGGCGCCGACCGCAACAGCGACGGCGAGGACGCGGTCGAGATCCTCAACGACCTGATGACGAACAACAGCGTCGACTCGACCGACCCGTTCGGCTTCTCCATCGACACCCTCGACGTCAGCTCCGGTTACCCCGCCGCGATCAGCGACAGCAGCAACGCGGTCCTGAACGGCGCTTTCGGCACGGTCACCAAGAGCCTGATCGCCGACGGCACGACGGCCACGCTGAAGCCCGCCGACAACGCGAACGTCAAGGGCCTTGTGTACCGCAGCGGTTACTCCGGCAACACCGGCGCGTTCTTCGCGACCAGCACCTTCGGCAGCGGCCGCGTCGCCTTCTGGGGTGACAGCTCGCCCATCGACGACGGCACCGGCCAGTCCGGCAACACGCTCTACGACGGCTGGAACGACACCGGCGCCACCAACGCGGCCCTCGCCCTCAACGCCACCGCGTGGCTGGCCGGCGACGGCAGCACCGGTGGTGGCGGCGGAGGCGACGGCACCTGCACCGCCGCCCAACTGCTCGGCAACCCGGGCTTCGAGTCCGGCAACACCACCTGGACCGCCAGTAGCGGCGTCATCACCACCTCCAGCAGCGAGGCCGCCCGCACCGGTTCGTACAAGGCCTGGCTGGACGGCTACGGAACCGCCACCACCGACACCCTGTCCCAGTCGGTGAGCATCCCGTCCGGCTGCTCCGCCACCCTCAGCTTCTATCTGCACATCGACACCGCGGAGACCACCACCAGCACCGCCTACGACAAGCTGACGGTCACCGCCGGATCCACCACCCTGGCCACGTACTCCAACCTGAACGCGGCCTCCGGATACGTCCTGAAGTCCTTCGACGTCTCCTCCCTGGCCGGCACCACCGCCACCATCAAGTTCAGCGGCGTCGAAGGGTCCACCCTCCAGACGTCGTTCGTCGTCGACGACACCGCGCTCAACGTGAGCTGA
- a CDS encoding GlsB/YeaQ/YmgE family stress response membrane protein, whose protein sequence is MEISGIISAIIIGIIIGVLGRLVVPGRQHIGVLLTIVVGIVAALIGAAIASGLGVADTKGIDWIEWLIQIGLAAVGIAALDRSRARR, encoded by the coding sequence ATGGAGATCTCGGGCATCATCAGTGCCATCATCATCGGCATCATCATTGGCGTGCTGGGACGGCTCGTCGTCCCCGGCCGCCAGCACATCGGCGTGCTGCTGACGATCGTCGTCGGCATCGTGGCCGCACTGATCGGCGCGGCGATCGCATCGGGCCTGGGGGTCGCCGACACCAAGGGCATCGACTGGATCGAGTGGCTCATCCAGATCGGTCTGGCAGCGGTCGGGATCGCCGCGCTGGACCGGTCGAGGGCGCGCCGCTGA
- a CDS encoding GNAT family N-acetyltransferase, protein MDLAAVLALHDRELREGARPDGPGAHVERVGGVVRQVADAHGWNGVLWSDLDTTDADAAIAEQIAYFSALGRDFEWKLYGHDLPADLGQRLTAAGFTPEPPEALMIGEVAALTLDAELPDGVRLLTATDQAGVDLLVHVHEQAFGTDSSRLRARLLDQLAAEPDSLVAVVALAGDEPVSAARMELVPGTDFAGLWGGGTVKAWRGRGIYRALIAHRARIAADRGYRYLQVDASDESRPILERLGFARLTTTTPYVYEPQTRAE, encoded by the coding sequence ATGGATCTTGCCGCGGTACTTGCCCTCCACGACCGTGAACTGCGTGAAGGCGCCCGGCCCGACGGCCCCGGAGCCCACGTCGAGCGGGTCGGGGGAGTGGTGCGCCAGGTCGCCGACGCACACGGGTGGAACGGCGTGCTGTGGTCGGACCTGGACACCACGGACGCGGACGCGGCGATCGCCGAGCAGATCGCGTATTTCAGCGCGCTCGGCCGTGACTTCGAGTGGAAGCTCTACGGACACGACCTGCCGGCGGATCTCGGACAGCGGCTGACGGCGGCGGGGTTCACGCCCGAGCCGCCGGAGGCGCTGATGATCGGTGAGGTCGCCGCACTCACCCTCGACGCCGAACTGCCGGACGGCGTCCGCCTGTTGACCGCCACCGACCAGGCCGGCGTCGACCTCCTGGTGCACGTCCACGAGCAGGCCTTCGGCACGGACAGCAGCCGGCTGCGCGCCCGCCTCCTCGACCAACTCGCCGCCGAACCCGACTCGTTGGTGGCCGTCGTCGCCCTCGCCGGTGACGAACCGGTGAGCGCGGCCCGGATGGAACTCGTCCCCGGCACCGACTTCGCCGGTCTGTGGGGCGGCGGCACGGTGAAGGCATGGAGGGGCCGCGGCATCTACCGCGCACTGATCGCCCACCGCGCCCGCATCGCCGCGGACCGCGGCTACCGCTACCTCCAGGTCGACGCCTCCGACGAGAGCCGCCCCATCCTCGAACGCCTCGGCTTCGCCCGGCTGACCACGACGACGCCGTACGTGTACGAGCCGCAGACCCGGGCGGAGTGA
- a CDS encoding MerR family transcriptional regulator: protein MKIGELSRRTGVPTRLLRYYEEQDLLHPDRTENGYRSYGEPAVRDVQQIRGLLDSGLTTEMIRAILPYLSGPEEIHVPADCLTEETAALLSDHVDRIQARIDCLARNRDRLSAYLAAVRPDGPPQGS, encoded by the coding sequence ATGAAGATCGGCGAACTCTCCCGCCGCACCGGCGTCCCCACCCGCCTCCTGCGCTACTACGAGGAACAGGACCTGCTGCACCCCGACCGCACCGAGAACGGCTACCGCTCCTACGGTGAGCCCGCGGTCCGTGACGTCCAGCAGATCCGGGGCCTGCTGGACTCGGGGCTCACCACGGAGATGATCCGCGCGATCCTGCCGTATCTCTCCGGCCCGGAGGAGATCCATGTCCCCGCCGACTGTCTGACCGAGGAGACGGCGGCGCTGCTCAGCGACCACGTCGACCGGATCCAGGCCCGCATCGACTGCCTGGCCCGCAACCGCGACCGGCTGAGCGCGTATCTGGCGGCGGTACGACCGGACGGGCCGCCGCAGGGCTCGTAA